In Nicotiana tabacum cultivar K326 chromosome 17, ASM71507v2, whole genome shotgun sequence, one DNA window encodes the following:
- the LOC107767515 gene encoding triacylglycerol lipase 2 isoform X2, translated as MQIVDGRDGVTWLQNSPEQSPAMILADNGFDVWISNVRGTRYSRRHVTLDPNSPDYWNWTWDDLVVHDLPTVIDLVVHQTGQKIHYIGHSMGTLIALASFSEGRNLDKVKSAALLSPVAYLSHMTTALGVKAARAFVSEITTIFGLAEFNPRGEPVSNFLKALCAQAGVDCYDLITALTGKNCCVNATTVEHFLKNEPQSTSTKNLVHLSQTVRDGVLSKYDYGSNDFNQAHYGETKPPKYNLTNIPHDLPLFLSYGGQDALSDVQDVETLLDYLKFHDVDKLHIQYIKDFAHADFIIGITAKDIVYNQIISFFRNQG; from the exons ATGCAAATTGTTGATGGGAGG GATGGAGTAACATGGCTGCAGAATTCACCAGAACAATCACCGGCGATGATCTTGGCGGATAATGGCTTCGATGTTTGGATTTCCAACGTCAGGGGAACCAGATACAGCCGTCGCCATGTAACTCTTGATCCTAACAGCCCG GACTACTGGAACTGGACATGGGATGATCTTGTCGTCCATGACTTACCTACTGTCATTGATCTTGTTGTCCATCAAACTGGGCAGAAAATTCACTATATTGGCCATTCAATG GGAACTTTGATAGCTTTGGCATCTTTCTCAGAAGGGAGAAACCTAGACAAGGTAAAATCAGCAGCCTTGCTCAGCCCAGTTGCTTACTTGAGCCATATGACCACTGCCCTTGGTGTAAAAGCTGCTAGAGCATTTGTTAGCGAG ATCACTACAATATTTGGTCTTGCAGAATTTAATCCAAGGGG TGAGCCTGTATCCAATTTTCTCAAGGCCTTATGTGCTCAAGCTGGGGTAGACTGTTATGACTTGATAACTGCACTTACTG GGAAGAATTGTTGTGTAAATGCCACCACAGTCGAGCATTTCTTGAAGAACGAGCCCCAGTCTACATCAACTAAGAACCTCGTGCATTTGTCTCAGA CTGTTAGAGATGGTGTCTTGTCGAAATATGACTATGGGAGCAACGACTTCAATCAGGCGCACTATGGTGAAACCAAACCTCCCAAGTATAATTTGACCAACATCCCTCATGATCTACCCCTCTTTCTTAGCTATGGAGGCCAAGATGCATTGTCCGATGTTCAAGATGTTGAGACATTGCTTGATTATCTTAAGTTCCACGACGTAGACAAGCTGCATATTCAGTATATCAAGGATTTCGCTCATGCAGACTTCATCATTGGGATCACTGCTAAGGATATCGTCTATAACCAGATTATTTCCTTTTTCAGGAATCAAGGATAA
- the LOC107767514 gene encoding chloride channel protein CLC-b-like → MEEPTRLVEEATINNMDRQQNEEERDPESNSLHQPLLKRNRTLSSSPFALVGAKVSHIESLDYEINENDLFKHDWRRRSRVQVLQYVFLKWTLAFLVGLLTGVTASLINLAIENIAGYKLRAVVNYIEDRRYLVGFAYFAGANFVLTLIAALLCVCFAPTAAGPGIPEIKAYLNGVDTPNMYGATTLFVKIIGSIAAVSASLDLGKEGPLVHIGACFASLLGQGGPDNYRLKWRWLRYFNNDRDRRDLITCGSSSGVCAAFRSPVGGVLFALEEVATWWRSALLWRTFFSTAVVVVILRAFIEYCKSGNCGLFGRGGLIMFDVSGVSVSYHVVDIIPVVVIGIIGGLLGSLYNCVLHKVLRLYNLINEKGKLHKVLLALSVSLFTSICMYGLPFLAKCKPCDSSLQGSCPGTGGTGNFKQFNCPDGYYNDLATLLLTTNDDAVRNIFSINTPGEFHVTSLIIYFVLYCILGLITFGIAVPSGLFLPIILMGSAYGRLLAIAMGSYTKIDPGLYAVLGAASLMAGSMRMTVSLCVIFLELTNNLLLLPITMLVLLIAKSVGDCFNLSIYEIILELKGLPFLDANPEPWMRNITAGELADVKPPVVTLCGVEKVGRIVEVLKNTTYNGFPVVDEGVVPPVGLPVGATELHGLVLRTHLLLVLKKKWFLNERRRTEEWEVREKFTWIDLAERGGKIEDVVVTKDEMEMYVDLHPLTNTTPYTVVESLSVAKAMVLFRQVGLRHMLIVPKYQAAGVSPVVGILTRQDLRAHNILSVFPHLEKSKSGKKGN, encoded by the exons ATGGAGGAGCCAACTCGATTAGTAGAAGAAGCAACGATTAATAACATGGACAGACAACAGAATGAAGAAGAAAGAGATCCAGAGAGCAATTCACTGCATCAGCCTCTCCTCAAGAGAAACAGAACACTATCATCCAGTCCATTTGCCTTGGTTGGAGCTAAGGTCTCCCATATTGAAAGTTTAGACTATGA GATCAACGAGAATGATCTCTTCAAGCATGACTGGAGAAGAAGATCCAGAGTTCAAGTATTACAGTATGTATTCTTGAAATGGACACTGGCATTTTTGGTCGGGCTTCTTACAGGAGTGACAGCCTCCCTTATCAATCTTGCAATCGAAAACATTGCTGGCTACAAACTTAGAGCTGTTGTGAACTATATCGAGGATAGAAG GTACCTTGTGGGATTTGCATATTTTGCGGGTGCTAATTTTGTGCTCACTTTGATAGCTGCCCTTCTCTGCGTGTGTTTTGCGCCTACTGCTGCAGGGCCTGGAATTCCTGAAATCAAAGCTTATCTCAACGGTGTAGATACTCCCAACATGTACGGAGCAACCACACTTTTTGTCAAG ATCATTGGAAGCATTGCAGCAGTTTCTGCTAGCTTAGACCTTGGAAAAGAAGGGCCGTTGGTTCACATTGGCGCTTGTTTTGCTTCCTTACTAGGTCAAGGTGGTCCAGATAATTACCGGCTCAAATGGCGCTGGCTCCGTTACTTCAACAACGATCGGGACAGGCGAGATCTCATCACATGTGGGTCATCATCAGGTGTGTGTGCTGCTTTCCGTTCTCCAGTAGGTGGTGTCCTATTTGCTTTAGAGGAAGTGGCAACATGGTGGAGAAGTGCACTCCTCTGGAGAACTTTCTTCAGCACGGCAGTTGTGGTGGTGATACTGAGGGCCTTCATTGAATACTGCAAATCTGGCAACTGTGGACTTTTTGGAAGAGGAGGGCTTATCATGTTTGATGTGAGTGGTGTCAGTGTTAGCTACCATGTTGTGGACATCATCCCTGTTGTTGTGATTGGAATCATAGGCGGACTTTTGGGAAGCCTCTACAATTGTGTCCTCCACAAAGTTCTGAGGCTCTACAATCTCATCAACGA GAAGGGAAAACTACATAAGGTTCTTCTCGCTCTGAGCGTCTCCCTTTTCACCTCCATTTGCATGTATGGACTTCCTTTTTTGGCCAAATGCAAGCCTTGTGATTCATCACTTCAAGGGTCTTGTCCTGGCACTGGAGGTACAGGAAACTTCAAGCAGTTCAACTGCCCTGACGGCTATTACAATGATCTCGCTACTCTTCTCCTTACAACCAACGATGATGCAGTCCGAAACATTTTCTCCATAAACACTCCCGGTGAATTCCATGTTACGTCTCTTATTATCTACTTCGTTCTGTATTGTATCTTGGGACTCATCACTTTTGGGATTGCTGTGCCATCTGGTCTCTTCCTTCCAATCATCCTCATGGGTTCAGCTTATGGTCGCTTGCTTGCCATTGCCATGGGATCTTATACAAAAATTGATCCAGGGCTGTATGCCGTTCTGGGAGCAGCTTCCCTTATGGCTGGTTCAATGAGAATGACTGTTTCTCTTTGCGTCATATTTCTTGAGCTAACAAACAATCTTCTCCTTCTGCCAATAACAATGCTGGTTCTTCTAATTGCCAAAAGTGTAGGAGACTGCTTCAACCTAagtatttatgaaataatattgGAACTGAAAGGTCTACCTTTCCTGGATGCCAACCCGGAGCCATGGATGAGAAATATCACTGCTGGTGAGCTTGCTGATGTAAAGCCACCAGTAGTTACACTTTGTGGAGTTGAGAAGGTGGGACGTATCGTCGAGGTCTTGAAGAACACCACATATAACGGATTCCCTGTCGTCGATGAAGGAGTGGTGCCACCGGTGGGTCTGCCAGTTGGGGCAACTGAATTGCACGGTCTTGTCCTAAGAACTCACCTTCTTTTGGTTCTCAAGAAAAAGTGGTTCCTTAATGAAAGACGAAGGACAGAGGAGTGGGAAGTGAGAGAGAAATTCACCTGGATTGATTTAGCTGAGAGGGGCGGTAAGATCGAAGATGTGGTAGTTACGAAGGATGAAATGGAGATGTATGTCGATTTGCATCCCCTGACTAACACAACCCCTTATACTGTGGTAGAAAGCTTGTCAGTGGCTAAGGCAATGGTGCTTTTCAGGCAGGTGGGGCTCCGCCACATGCTCATTGTACCCAAATACCAAGCAGCAGGG GTATCTCCGGTGGTGGGAATCTTGACCAGGCAAGACTTGAGAGCCCACAACATTTTGAGTGTCTTCCCTCATCTGGAGAAGTCAAAAAGCGGTAAAAAGGGGAACTGA
- the LOC107767513 gene encoding small ribosomal subunit protein bS21c — protein sequence MAVSPIANLFSFFSPSKPPPPKAAPLQFSLPFADSLSSSTPINNHKYPLPLSCSNSDVTTVVCPSLANANTLYFRSGYNVQVIVDDNEHEEKLVGRFRREVMRAGVIQECKRRRYFENKHDKLKRKSREAAKRNRKRRGPPRNFSDDKQEASKNKRDDEGEDNWELPDGGLPY from the exons ATGGCAGTCTCACCCATAGCCAATCTCTTCTCCTTCTTCAGCCCCTCCAAACCCCCACCCCCTAAAGCTGCCCCCCTCCAATTCTCTCTTCCCTTCGCTGATTCCCTCTCTTCTTCAACACCTATCAACAATCACAAATACCCGTTACCATTATCGTGTTCTAATTCTGATGTTACGACCGTCGTTTGCCCCTCACTTGCTAATGCAAACACCCTTTACTTCAGGTCGGGGTACAATGTTCAGGTAATTGTGGATGATAATGAGCACGAAGAGAAGCTCGTCGGCCGGTTTCGGAGGGAGGTTATGAGAGCTGGAGTCATACAGGAATGCAAGCGCAGGAGATATTTCGAGAACAAGCACGACAAATTGAAGCGCAAGTCACGTGAGGCTGCTAAACGCAACCGCAAGAG ACGCGGCCCACCAAGAAATTTCTCAGATGATAAGCAAGAGGCATCTAAAAACAAGAGGGATGACGAAGGGGAAGATAACTGGGAACTTCCTGATGGAGGTCTTCCCTATTAA